The sequence ACCTTCATTTTCTCTTAACTGTATACCTGAAACATATTTATTTATACCGAACTAAGACGAGTTGAGAACCTTCGGCAAAGCAGATCCCAACAATTGACTTAGTCCGGTGTCCCGTTCTAGTACTCCCGTCCTAGTATTTGGTTTGTTTGAAGTTTATTCCGTACTCATACTTTCATACATTAATGACTCGAACTAATTACCCGTAAAGATATTATTACAAGAAAAAGAGAAACGGTTTATAGCAAAAAACAAAAAAAGAGGGCAGAAAACAGGCCGATACTTTCCCATGAGTGCTCCTATCAGTAGGAGTAGGCCCGTTGGTTCTCGCTGGGCCTACTGGGCTGGCTGATCGAGCCGGTCTAACTACCTCTCCCGTTCACCTCCCACTGCCGTTTACCTCACGCTCTCTCGTGGTCGTTGCTTCCTGGCGGCGGCGCCGCCCTCTTCGTCGGGCCATTCACCGGCGACGAGCATTCATCTGGTACTCCCTTCCCGTATCTTCACCTTCATAGCTGTGCGAAATGGACTACCCCAAACCCTAAATGTTAAGCTATGAGTATCCAGATCTGACGCAGTTACATGCATATGTATTATAATTGTACACACAAACTTCGTTTTTTTCGCAAAAAAAGGATTTATCGCATGCACATCATATGTCCACCGATGTCCTGTACTGGATCCTCCCCTGCATTTGAATAGGTGACCTTGAGCTCTCTCCTGAATATCGGTGTGCTCCCACGCAGAACACAGAAACTGGGAGACTGAAAAGTGGGTGGGGGGTTCGTATGAAAGGGACACATTTCTGGCACAAGTTATTATGTTTTCTATTTGTGTAAATGGGATACCTTAAAAACTTGTAAAATGGCCACTCTAATCCCGAATGGCACCTACTGCCTTTGTaaatctatgtactcgatcccatTTAAACTATCATGTATCCATGTTTATGATGCTTATTGTATCAGCGTGCTTCATTCAGAGTGGACTGTGAAAGTTTTTCATCAAGTCTCATTTAGTACTGATTGATACTAGTTTGTTATGTTTCAGGAGGAGAGCATCACACTCATCTAACTGATATTAGGATGAGTCTATGTACAATAGCACGCCGACTATGTCTTTCAAAACCATCCTCTGTGAATCGTCTTTCAGTAATTTGGGCTCATCTATACAGCACCGAGGCTGCAAAGGACACGGGTGCTAAGAAGTACAAGTACCCTGATGTATACGACCCATACGGGCCTATGTCGCTACCGTCAGAGAAAGTTGTGGATCTAGCTGACCGCATCGCTGCTCTCCCTCCTGAGGAGATCAAACAGATTGCTCCAGCCCTTCTATTCAGACTGAACCAAGAGCCGCCACAGGCTATCTCCGGCCAGGGTTTCAGTTTTGGTGCTCAGGGTGGTGCGGGGGTCGGTGCCGGAAAGGCTGAGGAAAAGAAAGCTGAGAAGACAGTCTTCGATGTCAAGTTGGAGAAATTCGATGCTGCTGCAAAGATCAAGATTATCAAGGAGATCAGGACCTTTACGGATTTGGGGCTGAAGGAGGCAAAGGAGCTAGTGGAGAAGGCCCCAGTCATTCTGAAGCAATCGCTCACAAAGGACGAAGCAGAAGCAATCATAGGGAAGATAAAGGCAGCTGGCGGTGTTGCTGTCATGGAGTGAACGAAGGGATGACCATCTCGACACAACACACTTTTATTTCCTATTTTTGTTGCCATGATCAAGCATTTGAATTGCACATTGCAGTGCCTTTATGCTGATGGAGAAAATAGTTTACATCTACGTTGGTAACCAAGGCGAGAGGGAAACTAGAGATTTAGTTGCTATGATGATATTCATGACTTGTTCTAGAATAAGCAGTTCTTTGGGCTCTACACAACTTATTTGGTGGAGTGAATGGATGTTGCCATCAGGGCCAATACCATGAATCTGATGTTCTTGTTGTATCCTCTATGAGTTATGAACACTTCGCAGTTGCTTAGGTACCCTGATATATTCTCTATGTCAGTTACATTGCAGTGTAAAAAAAGTTCTGTTGTTGTAGATCTGGTATGGTTGGATTTAGTTTCCAGTAACAAAAACTTTGATTCAGTTGAAGTGTTCCTCATTACAAATTTGTAAAGCTGGATAAGCATTCGATGTCATTCATATCAACATACCAGTGGCGCAAGGACAACATCATTGCCTTGCCCTTCAAATTTGAACCCTATCCTGCATGTGACTCCCTCATTCCATCCTCCGTGCTTGGAGGAAGAAGCAAAAGTCAGTCCCGTCATCCTCGATGCTATTCCCTCCACTGTCCTCTTTTATCTCCGGCGGCGCACCAGGCTTGAAGACAAAGACTGCCTGCGCACCTGGTCCGGCGAAGAGCCAGTCGTGAACGTCCCAGATCACCTGCACCGGCGCCTGGTCGACGAGCAGCGTCTCGTTGCCCCGGAACTTCCACTGCAGGCTCTTGACGTGCAGCAGCACGAAGCCGTCCACCGTGATCCACATTTCGGGATACCTGCTGGAGCCCGCGGCGGCGAGCGTGCAGTCGATGACgatctcgtgctccttgctcctcTTGGCGACGAGCCGCGCGCGCGCCGCGAAGCTGCGGCCGCCGAACACGCTCTCCCGGCGGCACACCAGCACGGCGTCCTCCAGCGACGCGCGCGACTTGGTCCGTTTGCACGCGTCCTTCATGCCGTCGCCGAGCAGGAGGACGACTTCGTCGTTGCTCACCAGAGCGATGTAGTAGCCACCGGCGGGCTCCGCGCCGCTGCCCGCCGCGAACTTGGCCGAGCGCAGGTCCCAGAACATGTCGACGTGGTCGCCGCCGCCCACGTCGAGCGCCTTGCCGCCCTTCTTGCTCCAGAACGGCCAAGGCTTCAGCTCCACCTTGTGGGTGACCGGCACGTCGCCGTCGATGGAGATGGTGAAGGATTGGTTGATGAGGCTCCTGCTCCAGGTGGCAGTGACGAGGCGCTGTTGATCTTGGCGAGGAACACGGAAACAGTGGAGCACTGCGCCGCGGCCGCCGCCGAGGACGGCGCCCCGGCCCTGCCGGTGGCGGAGTCGTCGCAGGACGTCGCGGCGTTGCTGCACCCGACGCGCTCCTCCATGGCTCGCAGGATTTGGATCTCTTGTGCATGATCAAAAATCAACCACtcaaaataatatatatatatatatatatatatatatatatatataggaacaAGATCAGCCGCATTGGCATGCAGCGTTCGGCCCACGTTCGTCGTTGCGGTTGCGTTCGTCAAGCACAAGAGCTAGGCTCCTCCATTCTCGCTCGTCATGGGCCGCATGCGTGGCCACCAACGGCATGAATGAATGGGCAATTAGAAAACaataaggccccgtttgtttcattggaattgaatttctttttaataattataatttaagcaaaactaattaagtttatatatttatatatgtaatatatttgtatattatcttaaatcatatgagagagatagttatatattacattaatattatAACGAAGCAagagaagagtgtgctataagtggtaaatcggaaaaatagcatgtaaatctatagaatcagtttccatctctcaccccatgaatttgagataggcttatgtgataactttggaaagtggtggaatttcacattctaaaaaaatagtctattccaataataagattccaattccttaaaatgaaaggaaacaaacggggcctaaatgAAACGAAGGAGATGAAATGAATCTAGAATCAAGAAGAGAAAAAAATTGCTGGACAATTCGACGTGTTGAACATACATTTGTTGAGTGCTGTAAATGaccgcgcggacggtccggctttGAGGCCGGAAGGTCCGCGGTCCGAATGGTCCGTGGTGGTTGTATGGACGGTCCACAtacgcagaatcagttagggttccgagtttctcgcAGGATTTGTTATCTAAAACCACGAAATTAGCTCGGAAAACAACTTgtaacggatccagacctcccctttatatagatgaagggctacggtcgATTAAACCTCATACAATCGATCCAATCAAGTCTATttttcgtttttaccttatgcattagaagtagttctagtttagccctagttagcCTCATTCTACCTCAAATCTTCATCTtttttcgactctacgtcgattagaggcgtcttgggtggcctgccaacGCCAAGACGCACCCTACGATCTCtctgtgggagatagatatcctcgggtccactagaaggcgaaagATCCTTGCATGGGGCCACAGACCAGTTACCCCGCAAGGCCGTCTCGTCGTTGGCCGGGCAAAGACTACAAGTGGAATGGGCCGACCCAAGAAGGCAATGGACTCATGCCCGGATTGTCCGTCGGATCGTGCACAATCTCAAGAAATCGTCTGTTTTCCCAGCGCCCTCGAATGTCGGGATAGTTCGGGGTAGAGTCGGCGGGTTGTTCCTGGAGATTGGTTAAGTCGGTTCGCTACTAGTTAGGAGATATACTAGAAGAATGTGATCACCATATACATAGGGAGTGTCCCacagtcgtgtatataaggcccaggggaacccatcattttcatctcattagcCCCTCTCCATTCAGGAGACGCCACTTGTAACACACCACACATAGAGCCACccgaggaagtagggtattacgcctctcaaagCGGTCCCAACCTGCAGAAAATCGCCTGtctctctttccctctctcatgcTCCCAagcgcgaaccatcgagctacgatcagcaacaccgtcctacccaaaagcatcacGAGAGgatccccgggtgtgcggtcagacACTAGACACCGacactctcctccccgacggggtcccttctaggaggcgagatctaggtctgctgcaaAGAAGAAGACCATTTGCACCATCGCGGACCGTTCGAGCCCCAGGCACAGGCCGTCCGGACGTACGCAAAGAAGGAGTCGCTCCtacgccaggtcgcggactgtccgacCCTGTGCCGCGGACTGTTCGCTCCTCCGCAGAGAGCACTGCCAGGCGGTTCATCTCCAGTGTTTGGCGCccagatcggcgccaacacattttttggcgactccgctagggaaaggtgtctagatctactaaaaatcagaccctcaaatggccggttctaaagatcacaccgatatcttCCCGAACAATATCCTGAAGCCGACTATTGAGAAAGTCTGACGGCCGATGAGCAACGACAATACGAGGACTACATACGTcaagcgaaggagaaattcttgtcacaatacacggtggatcaccaccaaaaagttgtcaaacatggagagaccgacgtcgcatctcttctatcttcgctttaagtccccaacgtaagtaaacccgacgacatcTAATTTATTAAACAATATGTAGATCATCAgcagaatcaaatgaaacaacagattggagggttagaagaatcaattagaaaattaacgcatacttaggagaagtctgttgctcctagttttccatcatatgaaactagtaacactatatctatgtctaatacatcgaCGACAAATAGGGATTCACAGCccaaccattatatggtatgccaATGAACTCATATCTAGGGCAAATACCACCACCGTCatccctgcttggcagatcggcGCCCCTGGACACGGTCGGACCGTCCAAGCTTTTGCCCAGACAGTACGACCCTCACGCAGACCATCCGGATTTCCCTGTCGGACAGTCCAGGACCGCACCAGGGCCACCGCGTGGCGCCCCAATAATAGCAAACACAACCGATCAGTTCAGATGTACCACCAGATAGACTGGATACGCATACGCAGAACCTACTGTCGCACACTATGCGCCAAATTATTACACCCCACAACAGCAGTACGTTCCGCTCCTTATATATTTAAACCACATAACACCATATAATCATAGGTGGATCAACATTATCGATCGGTCATGGCAAGAAGGTCGGCATAGCAATGCCCGACCGAATGAGCCCCACAGCCTAGGGTCCGGTGGTCTGCCACCGGGCGCAATGGAGAAAATTAGAGAAGAGATGGTTGAACTATTTTGAGATAGGCTCAGAGTTAGTGTAGCTAGAGTGGGGCAATCATATCAGAAGCCATATGGTCACCGGTTTGACACTGTCtcatatccacaaggggcaaggatactagagttttctaagttttctggtgaaaatGGGAGAAGCACACACGGACATATAGGctagttcctagcacacctaggcgaattggccAATGGGGAAGCATTTCGTGttcgtttattttctttatcccttactggtaccacttttgcatggtacgtcgccctacctcctaattccattaattcctggaatgatttagagagtaaatttcatgaacatttctttttCGGGGAGTATGAGTTAGGGCTAGCTGATTTAGCTTCAGTCCAACAGGGACgcaaagaatcggttaatgattatatccggaggttccgggacactagaaactgatgcttttagatccatgtcgcagacaaagagctagcagggctgacttttaatgggttgctatcctacttaagagacaaattagatgggaccTAGTTCATTTTAGTAGCTCAGCTACATCAGCGagctttagcctgtgaaagctggtttaaagagacatcaaaatcggttgcccgtactatacatctagtAGAGCATGATAATTCCGATGATGAATCTGCAtatgtatataccgctgagtttgTTTAGCCAACAATGGCCAAATGTTCtgcatgttcttccttacagccggttcaaaagaatcggcaagaagatATTAAATTTaactttaatgttgccaaatgcgataggaTATTTGACGGGCTACTAAAAAAtgacaacattaaattaactcatactattcctcctatgGAGGAATTAAAGggccgtgcttattgtaagtggcataattctttttcccatgccaccaatgattgtaatgtatttcgtcgacagatacaatcgaccataaatgagggtcaattggcttttcaggagatgcaagtagacacacaaccaTTTCTTGTCAATACAATAGAACCCACATGCAAAATGGTCTTGGTTTGGCCTGAAGTGGCCGATAAAGGAAAAGACAAAAACACCATCATTGGCGATCTTTGTACGTAAAATATATCACAAGAAGGGATTGCTCGGAAAGCTCCGGACAAAAAGGCTAACAAGTACGGAGGCAACAGGGGCAGGCTCAACCAAGCAGCCGAGCAAAACTCCTTGACACGAGCATCGCGGACTGTCCGGCACCTGGGTGCGGACGATCCGGTGCTCATGTGGACGGTCCGGCTGACTCAGCCAAACAGTCTGCCCATGGCCATAAGCGTCAGCCtctacacaaagcaaggaaaGAGACGCAAGGGCAAAGCCAACATGACGCACATGGCCAGCTGGTAAAAGCTGTCCCTACTTTCGATCAATTGCTAGCCAAATATGCTGGCAAGAATGTCGTTCTACGCGATCGACCAACAAAGAAACCCCAGTGACCCACTATAACAAAATGGCAGAGTAAAACAGCTCAAAAGATGACGCAAccagcatcgcctattcattctgTCATTCCAGGATGCTTTCCACCCACCTACATACTCATCGTCAATGTGTTGTCCTGTTCAAATATGGAATCGTACGACGATGAACCCATGGTACATGCGTACTCCCTTTGTCTATTCAGGctagggggcacctccattctattccttttgatccgtTGATCAAAGGGTCATGTCGAGAAAGATGCAATCCGAAACGGCCTTTATGCATTGGGGCTCGATTGAATGATCACCATATTGGATTGAAAAGCCGGCAACTTGCATCAggcttagttcatatgcttttggttcgtcaacgtccaccaaaaggcaggggcatatgttgagtGCAGGAAATGaccgcgcggacggtccggctctAAGGCCGGGCGGTCCACGGTGGTGgcgtggacggtccgcacgtgcacCAAATCAATTAGGGTTTCGAGTTTCTCGCGAGATTTGTTATCTAAAACCGCAAGATTAGCTCGAGAAACGTCTTgtaacggatccagacctcccctttatatagataaagggctacggccgattgaaccccacacaatcgatcaaatcaagtctatttctcgtttttaccttatgcattaggagtagttctagtttagccctagtttagcctccttctacctcaaatcttcacctctcttcggctctacgtcgactagaggcgtcttgggtggtCTGCCGTCGTCAAGACACACCCTAcgatctctcctccctgacggggtccctcataggaggcgagatctaggtctACTGCAAAGAAAAAGCCCCTCTGCGCCATCGTGGACGCCAATAATATTCATGTCCTTCATAggaggcgagatctaggtctACGCAGTTTATCTCCAGTGTTTGTCATCCGGATCGACGCCAATAATATTCATGTCCTTTTGCAATCGATTGTGGTGGAGAGTATCTTCTTCTTTATTTTTTGAACAAGAAAATCATTCATGTCCTTTTGAAATCGATTGTGGTGGAGAGTATCTTCTTCTTTATTTTTTGAACAAGAAAAATTCTTGTTTGGCCGCGCAAAGAAAGTTGACGGAGAGGAAGAAATGACCCGGAACCGGAAGACAGAACTAGGACACCTCAAAGTAGCtgtattttctttctttcttgatAGTATATAATTCCTTTGTTCTACAGGTCGGTGGGACGATCTTGTCTACTGAACAAGCTCCAATTACGTGCTGCCTTTTTAGTCGGCTGCTACTATTTATAGCCAGCCGCAGTTTGTACAGgtaagagcaactccagtagttgTCTAAATTATAGCTCCTTAAATGGATGTTTAGTAAGCTGCTAAATTAGATTTGCAAGTAAAACTCGCGTTGATCTCCAACGGTTCCTAAAATACAGGAAGCTACAACCCGTTTTGAATATTTGGTGGACCATCTGTTGCATGCGCCGCCAGAGTTTTTAGACGCAAAACGCTTGACGGACAAGTTCTGAGCTCTGCCGTCGCCTGAATCAATTCATTCGGTACGTCTCCTCGTCAAATACCAATCTACATTCGTATTGTCCATCTGCCAAATCCAAAATTACAAAAGCTTCATCGTTCGCAAATTTTGGCTAAAGCACATGTGTCGTTGCATGGTACAATCTCATGTGATGCAAAAATTTGGTGCATATGAGATTATGGAAAGGCTTCACATTATCTTCTGTTCAACTTATCTGAGATGTCTATTGCAAATTCAGGTGATGGGTTCAAATAGATTGTTGTGGTCACAATTACTTGATGAATCATCATATGATGACGTTGAGGATTTCATACTTTCTGCCGCACAAATCATTCATACTGGCTTTTTCGGGAGTGAGAAACTAGTTGCTATATGTAGAGACTAAATTGGCCGTGATAACAACTTAGTAAATTTACCAAGTTGATTTCAGGAGCTGTTGGAGAGGTGATTTTATGAAAACTCTCCAAATTTCTTCTTTAGGGAATACTTTAGGCAACTACTGAAGTTGCTCTAAGGCTCTAGCTAAGAAACATGCACGTCATGGTAGCTAAGTTATGGTGGGAGCAAATTAGAGGAGGCACGTCTAGCTTATAGATACGTAGACTTGA is a genomic window of Zea mays cultivar B73 chromosome 5, Zm-B73-REFERENCE-NAM-5.0, whole genome shotgun sequence containing:
- the LOC100216725 gene encoding uncharacterized protein isoform X1, translating into MSLCTIARRLCLSKPSSVNRLSVIWAHLYSTEAAKDTGAKKYKYPDVYDPYGPMSLPSEKVVDLADRIAALPPEEIKQIAPALLFRLNQEPPQAISGQGFSFGAQGGAGVGAGKAEEKKAEKTVFDVKLEKFDAAAKIKIIKEIRTFTDLGLKEAKELVEKAPVILKQSLTKDEAEAIIGKIKAAGGVAVME